In the genome of Nonomuraea sp. NBC_00507, the window GTCCGCGCATTTGGTGTTTGTCACGAAATATCGGCGGGACGCACTCACCAGCCCCATGCTGGAACGCTGCGAACAGATCATGAAAGAGGTGTGCGAGAAGTTCGACTGCGAACTGACCGAGTTCAACGGCGAGCACGACCACGTCCATCTCCTGGTCCGCTACCCGCCCAAGGTCGCTCTGTCCTCCCTCGTCAACTCCCTCAAAGGCGTCTCGGCCCGCTACCTCCGCCAGGAATACAGCGCCCACGTCCGCACACACCTGTGGAGCGGCCACTTCTGGTCCCGCTCCTACTACGCAGGATCGACCGGCGACGCGAACGAGGCCACCGTCCACACCTACATCCAGTCCCAGGACAGAAATGAGACAAGACCAGACGCGGCCACGACCGGCTCCAAAGCGCGGGTCAGGGCACGCTCAGGCCCTTGAGGGCCTTCCCGCGCGGGCCTACACCACCCGCCTGAAGGCGGAAGCACTGGCCCCTCGGTAGACGTGCCGCTCGAAGTGGGCGTGCATGGCCTCGATCGGCCGATCCGGCGATCGCCAGTATCTGGACCAGTCATGCGGCATCCCTCCATTCTCACGGGTGCCATTGACAAAGAGGATTTTTACGTAAAGGATTGTTTTTGCGATGAGAGATGTCCTGTACCTGGAAGAGATCGAGCAGGCCGAGGCGCTGCTCAAGCCGCAGCGCGTGGAGGTGCTGCGGCAGCTGGCCGAGCCGCGCACGTGCTCGGAGGTCGCCGAGCGGCTCGGGCAGACGCCGCAGCGGGTCTACTACCACGTGAAACGGCTGGTCGAGGCGGGGTTGGTGGACCTGGTGTCCGAGCGCAAGGTGCGCGGGATCTCCGAGGGCATCTACCAGGCCGGCGCCCGCTCGTACTGGCTGTCGCCGCGCCTGGTCGGCCGGATCGGCGGATTGCGCCAGGCGCGGGACGAGCTGAGCCTCGGCTACCTGCTGGACCTCATGGAGGAAGTGCAGGCCGACATCGCGGCGCTCGACAGGACCGCGCCCGAGCTGCCGTCCATCGGCCTGTCCGGGGAGATCCACGTGCGTCCGGAGAACCGTCAGGAGTTCCTGAGCGAGCTCCAGACAATGCTGCAGAACCTGTTCACGCGGTACGGCGGGGCCGAGGGCGACGCCTTCAAGCTCGCCGTCGCCTGCTATCCGAAGCAAGCCGACGACTCGTCAGAAGGAGACGACCATGACTGAGCCCATGATCCTGCACGCCCGCGTCCAGGCGCCGCTCAAGGAGGTGCGGCAGGCGCTCACCGATCCGGCCGCGATGCGGGTCTGGCTCGCCGAGCACGCCGAGGTGGAGCTGCCCGACCGGTTCGGGTTCTGGGGGCGTACGACGCCTGAGGGGGACGCGCCGCACCAGCGGCTGCTGCACGCCGACGAGCGGACGGTGCGCTTCGCGTGGGTGCTGGACGGGGAGGAGACGACCACTGAGTTCGCGCTGGCGGAGGAGAGTGAGGGCGTCACCGTCGTGACGCTGTCGCAGACGCACTGGGACTTCCAGGACGTGATCACGGGCAAGAGCATCCGGGGCGTGCTGCAGACGTACTGGTGCCAGGTCCTGGCCAACCTGGCCGAGCACTTCGAAGGGCGTGAGCTCACGCCCAAGGTGGACTTCACCAGTACGGAGATGCGAGTCGAGGTCACCATCGCCGCCTCGCCGTCCGACGTGTTCGCCTCGATCACGGACTCGGAGGCGGTGACGAAGTGGTTCGGGTTCCCGATCGAGATCGAGCCGTTCGTGGGCGGGCGGTTCGCGATGGGCGGACTCGCCAACGACCCCAGCCCGGCGAAGGTGCTGGAGCTCGAGCCCGGTCGCAAGTTCTCCCTCGACTGGGGCGGCCCCGGGGTCGGGACGTGGGAGCTGGAGGGGTCCGAGGGGAAGACCCGGCTGACGCTGGTGCAGAGCGGGTTCGACGCCCAGCAGCCGCCGTACGCGGCGTGGGGCGGCTTCCTGTCGGGCGTGTCCGAGCTGCGGCGCTATCACGAGGTGCCGGACTGGCGGCCGGTCATCACGGCATAGTCGACTTTTGCCCGCACGAGCGTTCAAGACTGGGCTGGGGCGGGGCGTGGAGACTTGCTGCCATGCGTTTCGACACCAAGATCGGCATCGTGGTCCGCGCGGATCTGGCCGCATGGCAGCAGCTCAACGTCACCGCCTTTCTGGCCAGTGCGGTCGCGGGCGGGGTTCCGGAAACCGTTGGGGAGCCGTACGAGGACGGGTCGGGCAACTCGTACCTGCCGATGTTCCGGCAGCCCGTGCTGGTTTAC includes:
- the tnpA gene encoding IS200/IS605 family transposase; the protein is MSPRWEPNPDIRTGRHCVHDLSAHLVFVTKYRRDALTSPMLERCEQIMKEVCEKFDCELTEFNGEHDHVHLLVRYPPKVALSSLVNSLKGVSARYLRQEYSAHVRTHLWSGHFWSRSYYAGSTGDANEATVHTYIQSQDRNETRPDAATTGSKARVRARSGP
- a CDS encoding helix-turn-helix domain-containing protein produces the protein MRDVLYLEEIEQAEALLKPQRVEVLRQLAEPRTCSEVAERLGQTPQRVYYHVKRLVEAGLVDLVSERKVRGISEGIYQAGARSYWLSPRLVGRIGGLRQARDELSLGYLLDLMEEVQADIAALDRTAPELPSIGLSGEIHVRPENRQEFLSELQTMLQNLFTRYGGAEGDAFKLAVACYPKQADDSSEGDDHD
- a CDS encoding SRPBCC family protein; its protein translation is MTEPMILHARVQAPLKEVRQALTDPAAMRVWLAEHAEVELPDRFGFWGRTTPEGDAPHQRLLHADERTVRFAWVLDGEETTTEFALAEESEGVTVVTLSQTHWDFQDVITGKSIRGVLQTYWCQVLANLAEHFEGRELTPKVDFTSTEMRVEVTIAASPSDVFASITDSEAVTKWFGFPIEIEPFVGGRFAMGGLANDPSPAKVLELEPGRKFSLDWGGPGVGTWELEGSEGKTRLTLVQSGFDAQQPPYAAWGGFLSGVSELRRYHEVPDWRPVITA